A stretch of the Panicum virgatum strain AP13 chromosome 9N, P.virgatum_v5, whole genome shotgun sequence genome encodes the following:
- the LOC120691673 gene encoding 8-amino-7-oxononanoate synthase-like — MARWDALVDAALASLAARRLLFNTRLISLTPPLAPSETFAGPEPWDRDTVEVQIDRNSLQQWLAANGVVSSQEDEVNGKLVLFSGNDYMCLSSHPAVREAAVKAAQEYGMGPRGSSLICGYTTYHKLVEESLAELQKKEDCLLCPTGFSANTAVMTALGSISSLLSAGRKPAEDERIAIFSDALNHASTIDGIRLVERQQEAVAFVYRHRDMSHLDSLLSSCSLERKVVVTDSIFSMDGDFALLPELVKLRRKYGFLLVVDDAHGTLVCGENGGGVPELFGCENNIDICLGSLSKGVGCQGGFIACSTPWKRLILSRGRSFIFSTSLPVPVVASVNAAIYVSKKEIWRRSTIWEHVRYFASLTKLEITSPIIVIVVGSEEAAVSAHRHLLRSGFLVQPIRPPVVPPNSSRLRITLSAAHSSDDIKRLVDALTPWLPINHADQQSYATTSRL; from the exons ATGGCACGGTGGGACGCGCTTGTCGATGCCGCGCTAGCGAGTCTGGCCGCTAGGAGGCTCCTGTTCAACACGCGCCTCATCTCCCTCACACCACCGCTGGCGCCCTCCGAAACCTTCGCCGGCCCGGAGCCCTGGGACCGCGACACCGTCGAGGTCCAGATCGACCGCAACTCCCTCCAGCAATGGCTCGCCGCAA ATGGCGTGGTGAGCAGCCAAGAAGACGAGGTGAACGGGAAACTGGTCCTTTTCTCCGGGAACGACTACATGTGCCTCAGCTCGCATCCGGCAGTCCGTGAGGCTGCAGTCAAG GCAGCTCAGGAGTACGGCATGGGGCCGAGAGGCTCCTCGTTGATCTGTGGCTACACAACTTACCACAAATTGGTGGAGGAGTCACTGGCAGAACTGCAGAAAAAAGAG GATTGTCTCCTTTGTCCCACCGGATTTTCTGCAAACACGGCCGTCATGACTGCCCTGGGCAGTATCAGCTCTCTTTTATCTGCTGGGAGAAAACCTGCAGAGGATGAGAGGATAGCCATTTTCTCAGATGCGTTGAACCATGCATCAACTATCGATGGGATCCGCCTTGTGGAGAGACAGCAAGAAGCCGTAGCATTTGTCTACAGGCACCGTGACATGTCGCATCTTGATTCCCTGCT GTCCAGTTGCTCATTGGAAAGGAAAGTCGTCGTCACCGATAG TATCTTCAGCATGGATGGTGATTTCGCTCTGCTGCCTGAACTTGTCAAATTACGAAGAAAATATGGATTTTTGTTGGTCGTGGATGAT gcacatggAACACTTGTTTGTGGTGAGAACGGTGGTGGTGTACCTGAGCTGTTTGGATGTGAAAATAACATTGATATTTGTCTCGGCTCGTTGAGCAAGGGAGTTGGTTGCCAGGGTGGTTTTATAGCATGCAG TACTCCATGGAAGAGGCTAATTTTATCACGAGGTCGCTCATTCATATTTTCGACTTCCTTGCCGGTGCCCGTAGTTGCTTCTGTGAATG CGGCGATCTATGTCTCAAAGAAAGAGATATGGCGAAGATCAACTATTTGGGAGCATGTGCggtattttgcttctttgaccAAACTTGAGATAACTAGTCCCATCATTGTCATTGTAGTTGGAAGTGAAGAAGCAGCTGTCAGTGCTCACAG GCATCTTCTAAGATCTGGATTTCTTGTCCAACCAATACGACCACCCGTTGTGCCACCCAATTCTTCTAG GTTGCGAATTACCCTTAGTGCAGCTCATTCTTCGGATGACATCAAAAGGCTTGTTGATGCGCTCACTCCCTGGCTCCCTATTAATCATGCTGATCAGCAAAGTTACGCTACAACTTCAAGACTATAA